From a region of the Pogona vitticeps strain Pit_001003342236 chromosome 7, PviZW2.1, whole genome shotgun sequence genome:
- the MRPL20 gene encoding large ribosomal subunit protein bL20m: MVFLTSCAWLRVRVTDRFWRKQEVLRHARHFRGRKNRCYSLAVRAVRRAFVFATDGRSQKKRDMKKLWVTRIEAGCLEHNVKYHNLISNLYKCQVELNRKSLADLAIYEPKTFKSLAALAKRRGEEGLLAAQGDGKQPEGIFSRLLKVA; this comes from the exons ATGGTTTTCTTAACCTCCTGCGCGTGGCTCCGGGTCCGAGTGACCGATCGCTTCTGGCGCAAGCAGGAGGTGCTCCGGCATGCACGG CATTTCCGTGGAAGGAAGAACCGCTGCTACAGCTTGGCCGTCCGCGCAGTCCGGAGAGCTTTTGTCTTTGCTACGGATGGAAGAagccagaaaaagagagacatgaaaaag CTTTGGGTCACCAGGATTGAAGCAGGGTGTCTGGAACACAATGTGAAATACCATAATTTAATCAGCAACCTTTACAAG TGCCAGGTCGAACTGAACCGGAAGTCGCTGGCCGATCTTGCAATCTATGAGCCGAAGACGTTCAAGTCCTTAGCCGCTTTAGCcaagagaagaggagaagaaggacTGCTCGCTGCCCAAGGAGACGGGAAACAGCCTGAAGGAATATTTTCACGCCTTTTGAAAGTTGCCTGA
- the ANKRD65 gene encoding ankyrin repeat domain-containing protein 65 isoform X2 — protein sequence MAGTNVEAELTRKWMVLWEEVVAQGDQTRGSDRFSGKAVEDHLIPPTVQHSWTELHQAARNGNLHLVKKLLKQGAAIESRDENGWTPLHVASLNGYAALVRFLLQRGAVIHTGTPSGYTPLHHVAWSGHTHVAEFLLARGALATAATRGGLTPLHCAAANGHTLMMQLLLRRGADVAAVDCNWWTPLHWATANNQLHIMDLLISWPVSPDQGCKGGITPLHIVAELGRVDALLLLLTHGANVNIQDELGRTPLSSASTNGHQEIVKLLLQRQADVNLADCHGCTALHKAATAGHLGIVHLLVKEGGAQVDGRDSLHLTPLHRASSCGHVEVASYLLDHGADINARSWLHKTPLHLASEKGHFPLMELLFAKGADLTLRSQWNETAQDLGSETSGTTTTQAIPLSQAPGTSAPS from the exons ATGGCAG GCACAAACGTGGAAGCTGAACTGACCAGAAAATGGATGGTCCTATGGGAGGAAGTGGTGGCGCAAGGAGACCAGACGCGAGGCAGCGACCGGTTTAGTGGGAAGGCCGTTGAGGATCATTTGATCCCACCCACTGTGCAACACAGCTGGACGGAGCTCCACCAAGCAGCCAGGAATGGGAACCTCCACCTAGTGAAGAAGTTGCTGAAGCAAGGAGCAGCCATAGAGAGCAG AGATGAGAATGGGTGGACGCCCCTGCATGTCGCATCCTTGAATGGCTACGCTGCCCTGGTGAGGTTTCTCCTTCAGCGCGGAGCAGTGATCCACACAGGCACCCCTTCTGGCTACACGCCCTTGCACCACGTGGCCTGGAGTGGCCACACCCACGTGGCAGAGTTCCTCCTGGCGCGGGGGGCCCTGGCGACTGCAGCCACCCGAGGTGGCCTGACCCCGCTCCATTGTGCGGCAGCCAATGGACACACCTTGATGATGCAGCTGCTTCTGCGGCGTGGTGCGGATGTGGCTGCCGTGGACTGTAACTGGTGGACACCCTTGCATTGGGCCACAGCTAACAACCAGCTGCATATCATGGACCTCTTGATTTCCTGGCCCGTCAGCCCAGATCAGGGGTGCAAAGGGGGCATCACGCCACTACATATCGTTGCTGAGCTTGGACGAGTAGACGCCCTGCTCCTCTTACTCACGCACGGAGCCAACGTGAACATACAGGACGAGCTGGGACGGACGCCGCTTTCCTCTGCATCTACCAATGGCCATCAAGAG attGTGAAGCTACTGCTCCAAAGGCAAGCAGATGTAAACCTCGCCGACTGCCATGGTTGTACTGCGCTCCACAAAGCCGCCACTGCTGGACACCTTGGTATAGTCCATCTCTTGGTCAAAGAAGGTGGTGCTCAGGTGGATGGAAGAGACAGCCTTCATCTAACTCCCCTCCACAGAGCCTCCAGCTGCGGCCACGTTGAGGTGGCCAGCTATCTCCTGGACCATGGAGCTGACATCAACGCGAGAAGCTGGCTCCACAAAACCCCTTTACACCTGGCTTCCGAGAAAGGACACTTCCCCCTAATGGAACTTTTATTTGCAAAAGGAGCAGACCTCACCCTGAGAAGTCAGTGGAACGAGACTGCTCAGGATCTTGGATCAGAGACCTCTGGGACCACCACGACCCAAGCTATCCCTCTGTCTCAAGCCCCCGGCACCTCTGCTCCTTCCTGA
- the ANKRD65 gene encoding ankyrin repeat domain-containing protein 65 isoform X1: MRFLVLPPRGTNVEAELTRKWMVLWEEVVAQGDQTRGSDRFSGKAVEDHLIPPTVQHSWTELHQAARNGNLHLVKKLLKQGAAIESRDENGWTPLHVASLNGYAALVRFLLQRGAVIHTGTPSGYTPLHHVAWSGHTHVAEFLLARGALATAATRGGLTPLHCAAANGHTLMMQLLLRRGADVAAVDCNWWTPLHWATANNQLHIMDLLISWPVSPDQGCKGGITPLHIVAELGRVDALLLLLTHGANVNIQDELGRTPLSSASTNGHQEIVKLLLQRQADVNLADCHGCTALHKAATAGHLGIVHLLVKEGGAQVDGRDSLHLTPLHRASSCGHVEVASYLLDHGADINARSWLHKTPLHLASEKGHFPLMELLFAKGADLTLRSQWNETAQDLGSETSGTTTTQAIPLSQAPGTSAPS, translated from the exons atgcgATTTCTTGTCCTTCCTCCGAGAGGCACAAACGTGGAAGCTGAACTGACCAGAAAATGGATGGTCCTATGGGAGGAAGTGGTGGCGCAAGGAGACCAGACGCGAGGCAGCGACCGGTTTAGTGGGAAGGCCGTTGAGGATCATTTGATCCCACCCACTGTGCAACACAGCTGGACGGAGCTCCACCAAGCAGCCAGGAATGGGAACCTCCACCTAGTGAAGAAGTTGCTGAAGCAAGGAGCAGCCATAGAGAGCAG AGATGAGAATGGGTGGACGCCCCTGCATGTCGCATCCTTGAATGGCTACGCTGCCCTGGTGAGGTTTCTCCTTCAGCGCGGAGCAGTGATCCACACAGGCACCCCTTCTGGCTACACGCCCTTGCACCACGTGGCCTGGAGTGGCCACACCCACGTGGCAGAGTTCCTCCTGGCGCGGGGGGCCCTGGCGACTGCAGCCACCCGAGGTGGCCTGACCCCGCTCCATTGTGCGGCAGCCAATGGACACACCTTGATGATGCAGCTGCTTCTGCGGCGTGGTGCGGATGTGGCTGCCGTGGACTGTAACTGGTGGACACCCTTGCATTGGGCCACAGCTAACAACCAGCTGCATATCATGGACCTCTTGATTTCCTGGCCCGTCAGCCCAGATCAGGGGTGCAAAGGGGGCATCACGCCACTACATATCGTTGCTGAGCTTGGACGAGTAGACGCCCTGCTCCTCTTACTCACGCACGGAGCCAACGTGAACATACAGGACGAGCTGGGACGGACGCCGCTTTCCTCTGCATCTACCAATGGCCATCAAGAG attGTGAAGCTACTGCTCCAAAGGCAAGCAGATGTAAACCTCGCCGACTGCCATGGTTGTACTGCGCTCCACAAAGCCGCCACTGCTGGACACCTTGGTATAGTCCATCTCTTGGTCAAAGAAGGTGGTGCTCAGGTGGATGGAAGAGACAGCCTTCATCTAACTCCCCTCCACAGAGCCTCCAGCTGCGGCCACGTTGAGGTGGCCAGCTATCTCCTGGACCATGGAGCTGACATCAACGCGAGAAGCTGGCTCCACAAAACCCCTTTACACCTGGCTTCCGAGAAAGGACACTTCCCCCTAATGGAACTTTTATTTGCAAAAGGAGCAGACCTCACCCTGAGAAGTCAGTGGAACGAGACTGCTCAGGATCTTGGATCAGAGACCTCTGGGACCACCACGACCCAAGCTATCCCTCTGTCTCAAGCCCCCGGCACCTCTGCTCCTTCCTGA